A single window of Tolypothrix sp. NIES-4075 DNA harbors:
- a CDS encoding alpha/beta fold hydrolase yields MPETQVGDISIYYEVKGSGYPLLMIMGLSFSLLDWGDVFLNELAKHYQVILFDNRDSGRTKSQSTDNYTTADMANDAAGLLNALGIAQAHVLGLSMGGMIAQQFALRHPSKLNKLILVCTMAGGDCSDFNPNNQGDLLDILFPASYLAISNNRKKAEDFFIITSPYHSQPDGFIRQLQAHNTHDTCNLLQDIKAPTLIITGDSDLVIPAANSNILNNRISASELKIIKEAGHGFLYSHVAEFAKILIDFLS; encoded by the coding sequence ATGCCAGAAACTCAAGTTGGAGATATTAGCATTTACTACGAGGTGAAAGGCAGCGGTTATCCGCTACTCATGATTATGGGTTTAAGCTTCAGCCTTTTGGATTGGGGGGATGTGTTCCTTAATGAACTGGCAAAACATTACCAAGTCATTCTGTTTGATAACCGGGATTCTGGACGTACAAAAAGCCAATCAACAGACAACTACACCACTGCTGATATGGCAAATGATGCAGCCGGATTGCTTAATGCTCTAGGAATAGCACAAGCTCATGTTTTGGGACTCAGCATGGGTGGTATGATTGCTCAACAGTTTGCTTTAAGACATCCGAGCAAGCTAAATAAATTGATATTGGTCTGCACAATGGCAGGTGGAGATTGTAGCGATTTTAACCCAAATAATCAAGGAGATTTATTGGATATTCTTTTTCCCGCATCATATTTAGCTATCTCTAATAATCGGAAAAAAGCAGAAGATTTTTTCATAATAACCTCACCTTATCACAGCCAACCAGATGGTTTTATAAGACAATTACAGGCGCACAATACTCACGATACATGTAATTTATTGCAAGACATTAAAGCACCTACCTTAATCATTACTGGAGATAGCGATTTAGTAATACCTGCTGCCAATAGTAATATTTTGAATAACAGAATTTCTGCTTCAGAACTCAAAATTATTAAAGAAGCCGGACATGGGTTTCTTTATAGCCATGTTGCTGAATTTGCAAAAATTTTGATTGATTTTTTATCGTAA
- a CDS encoding ABC transporter ATP-binding protein: protein MRETILEVRNLQVEFSDDGNSVKAVDGISFELHRGETLGIVGESGSGKSVTSLAVMGLVQTPGRISGGEIYFRHQENTAPINLVELPTQQMQLYRGGDIAMIFQEPMSSLNPVYNIGFQLTEAIMRHQKVSQAEAKQKAIAGLQEVKLLPSDEQIKQQYLETWKQTASSKLDERQLTELVKQHKDAMLERFPHQLSGGQLQRVMIAMAISCNPLLLIADEPTTALDVTVQATILELMRELQQQRDMGMIFITHDLGLIAEIADSVAVMYKGKIVEYGAAAQIFSNPQHPYTKGLVACRPTLNSHPQKLLTVSDYMSVEETPTGQVVIQAKEPLTPIEVSREEITARLANLNEQKPLLEVRDLKVGFPVRGAFGKTTRYTMAVNGVSFDVKPGETVGLVGESGCGKTTLGRTLLRLIEPMSGEIIFEGRDITTLKGEPLQKLRREMQIVFQNPFSALDPRMKVGDAIMEPLLIHSVGKTTKQRRERVAELLERVGLSADAIKRYPHQFSGGQRQRICIARSLALNPKFIICDESVSALDVSVQAQVLNLLKELQDDFKLTYIFISHDLSVVKFMSDRILVMNRGEIVEQGIAENIYREPKEEYTQRLIASIPTGSAERVQKRQLRAL, encoded by the coding sequence ATGAGAGAAACTATCCTAGAGGTTCGCAATCTACAAGTTGAATTTTCCGATGATGGCAACAGCGTCAAAGCTGTGGATGGTATTTCCTTTGAGTTGCATCGCGGGGAGACTCTGGGAATAGTAGGAGAGTCGGGAAGTGGAAAATCAGTCACATCTTTAGCTGTGATGGGTTTGGTGCAGACTCCGGGCAGGATAAGCGGTGGTGAAATTTACTTTCGCCATCAGGAAAATACCGCACCAATCAACTTGGTAGAATTACCCACACAGCAAATGCAGCTTTATCGGGGTGGTGACATCGCGATGATTTTTCAAGAACCGATGAGTTCGCTCAATCCCGTTTATAATATAGGGTTTCAGCTAACCGAAGCAATTATGCGACATCAGAAAGTGTCGCAAGCTGAAGCAAAACAAAAAGCGATCGCAGGTTTACAAGAAGTAAAACTCCTTCCCAGCGACGAGCAAATTAAACAACAATATCTTGAAACCTGGAAACAAACTGCTTCATCAAAGTTAGATGAGCGACAACTAACAGAGTTAGTCAAGCAACACAAAGACGCAATGCTGGAACGCTTTCCGCATCAACTTTCTGGGGGTCAGTTGCAGCGGGTGATGATTGCAATGGCAATTTCCTGCAATCCCTTACTATTGATTGCAGACGAACCGACAACAGCTTTAGATGTGACAGTGCAAGCGACAATTCTGGAGTTGATGCGCGAATTGCAGCAGCAACGCGATATGGGAATGATTTTTATCACCCACGACTTAGGATTAATTGCGGAAATTGCCGACTCTGTAGCGGTAATGTACAAAGGTAAAATTGTCGAATATGGAGCAGCAGCGCAAATTTTTAGCAATCCCCAGCATCCCTATACTAAAGGCTTAGTAGCTTGTCGCCCCACACTCAACAGCCATCCGCAAAAACTCCTCACCGTTTCCGACTACATGAGTGTGGAGGAAACACCAACCGGACAAGTGGTAATTCAAGCGAAAGAACCGCTAACTCCGATAGAAGTTAGCAGAGAAGAGATTACAGCAAGATTAGCAAACCTGAACGAACAGAAACCGCTTTTGGAAGTCCGCGATTTGAAAGTTGGTTTTCCGGTGCGGGGTGCATTTGGAAAAACGACACGCTACACGATGGCTGTTAATGGCGTTTCTTTTGATGTGAAACCTGGGGAAACAGTCGGATTAGTGGGAGAATCAGGTTGTGGAAAAACCACTCTTGGTAGAACTTTACTACGATTAATCGAGCCGATGAGCGGTGAGATTATCTTTGAGGGACGAGATATTACTACCCTCAAAGGAGAACCGTTGCAAAAACTGCGACGAGAAATGCAAATAGTCTTTCAAAATCCCTTTAGTGCGCTTGACCCCCGGATGAAGGTTGGGGACGCAATCATGGAACCGTTGTTAATTCACTCGGTTGGAAAGACGACGAAACAACGACGGGAACGGGTAGCGGAACTTTTGGAAAGGGTGGGATTAAGCGCAGATGCGATTAAGCGCTATCCGCATCAATTTTCTGGTGGTCAACGTCAACGAATTTGTATTGCGCGTTCTTTGGCGTTAAATCCCAAGTTTATCATTTGCGATGAATCAGTTTCCGCGCTGGATGTTTCGGTACAAGCGCAAGTGTTGAATTTGTTGAAAGAATTGCAAGATGATTTTAAGTTGACTTATATATTTATTTCCCACGATTTGAGTGTGGTGAAATTTATGAGCGATCGCATTTTGGTCATGAATCGCGGTGAAATCGTCGAACAAGGTATAGCCGAAAACATATACCGCGAACCTAAGGAAGAATACACGCAGAGGTTAATTGCTTCGATTCCAACCGGAAGTGCCGAAAGAGTGCAAAAGCGTCAATTACGAGCGTTGTGA
- a CDS encoding single-stranded DNA-binding protein — MNSCILMAEIVENPQLRYTSDNLEISEMLVRFPGMRPDDPPATLKVVGWGNMAKEIQQNYHEGDRVLIEGRLGMHTIERREGFKEKRAELTVQRIHALGAGFDISSSPRMETTQRQSEVPVAATNHREVSTPMSSPVAAAQKTVTTYESQVPASTQAKNDFGTLAEDDFDIEPKQSAKNSDRNPYPAPAQDEPKQSAKNSDRNPYPAPAQDEDIDDIPF, encoded by the coding sequence ATGAACAGTTGTATTTTGATGGCGGAAATCGTAGAAAATCCGCAGCTTCGCTACACCTCAGATAACCTAGAAATCAGTGAAATGCTCGTGCGCTTTCCCGGAATGCGCCCGGATGACCCCCCAGCAACGCTGAAGGTGGTAGGCTGGGGTAACATGGCGAAAGAAATTCAGCAAAATTACCACGAAGGCGATCGCGTTCTCATCGAAGGACGGTTAGGAATGCATACCATCGAACGTCGAGAAGGTTTCAAAGAAAAACGTGCAGAGTTGACAGTGCAACGCATTCATGCATTGGGAGCAGGTTTTGATATTAGTTCCTCACCAAGAATGGAAACCACTCAACGACAATCAGAAGTCCCTGTGGCTGCAACAAACCACCGGGAAGTTTCTACACCGATGTCGTCTCCTGTGGCAGCTGCCCAAAAAACTGTAACCACTTACGAATCGCAGGTTCCCGCATCCACCCAAGCTAAGAATGACTTTGGCACTCTTGCTGAGGATGACTTCGACATTGAACCCAAACAAAGCGCGAAAAATTCCGATCGCAATCCTTATCCCGCACCAGCACAAGATGAACCTAAACAAAGCGCGAAAAATAGCGATCGCAATCCTTATCCCGCACCAGCACAGGACGAAGATATAGATGATATTCCGTTTTAA
- a CDS encoding SAM-dependent methyltransferase, producing the protein MFNCPLSPEKADRLVEHLALNPNSYAIDVGCGEGEFLIRVAERYKIVGIGLDKNSELIELGNNKVKTRIPNQDVSFVCQDAKSFAWEDQKADLIICIGSEFIFGGYRQALQCLSNSLIDSGKLLIGTVFWKKEPCSEYLSLMDGKNPHFDYLTTVDIGIEQGFVPLYLCRSNDDEWDDFESRHAQKQ; encoded by the coding sequence TTGTTCAATTGTCCATTAAGTCCTGAAAAGGCAGACAGACTTGTAGAACATCTCGCTTTAAATCCCAATTCTTACGCTATTGATGTGGGTTGCGGTGAAGGAGAGTTTCTCATTCGAGTTGCAGAGCGCTATAAAATCGTAGGGATTGGGCTTGACAAAAACTCAGAGCTTATCGAACTGGGGAACAATAAAGTAAAAACGAGAATCCCCAACCAGGATGTGTCCTTTGTTTGCCAAGATGCAAAATCGTTTGCTTGGGAAGACCAAAAGGCTGATTTAATTATCTGCATCGGCTCGGAATTTATTTTTGGTGGCTATCGTCAAGCTTTGCAATGTCTCTCTAACAGTCTGATTGACAGTGGAAAATTGCTGATTGGAACCGTCTTCTGGAAAAAAGAGCCTTGCTCAGAGTACTTGAGCTTGATGGACGGAAAGAACCCCCACTTCGACTATTTAACAACGGTAGATATAGGAATTGAGCAAGGATTTGTTCCACTTTATTTGTGTCGCAGTAATGATGATGAGTGGGACGATTTTGAGAGCAGACATGCTCAAAAACAGTAG
- a CDS encoding FAD-dependent oxidoreductase yields the protein MSVNIPSNSVQEPTVNLAHDILDVQTTSCCIVGGGPAGAVLALLLARQGIPVMLLETHKDFDRDFRGDTIHPSVMQIMEELGLSDRLLQLPHAKMRQIQIQTPNDTVTLADFSHLKTRYPYITMLPQVKFLEFIIAEAQKYPNFKLVMGANVQELIEENGVIHGVRYRGQGGWHEVRAILTVGADGRHSRLRQLGNFESINTSPPMDVLWFRLPKKPGDAEGGVGRIGQGHILVMLDRSDSWQIAFVIPKGGYQELRSAGLSALRKSIVNVAPELQDRIENLHDWSQVAFLSVESSRVKRWHHPGLLLIGDAAHIMSPVGGVGINYAIQDAVVAANVLTKPLKAGRVNERDLAKVQRKRELPTRIIQTFQALVQKLIFTRILNSDQIVQPPGFLRLPILRDLPARLIALGVFPVHVQS from the coding sequence ATGAGTGTTAATATACCCTCGAATTCTGTTCAAGAGCCAACCGTTAATCTTGCTCATGATATTTTAGACGTACAAACCACATCTTGTTGCATTGTTGGTGGTGGTCCTGCGGGTGCGGTTTTGGCTTTGTTGTTAGCGCGTCAAGGTATCCCAGTGATGTTGCTAGAAACACATAAAGATTTTGACCGCGACTTTCGGGGAGACACAATTCATCCGTCTGTGATGCAGATTATGGAGGAATTAGGTTTAAGCGATCGCTTGTTGCAATTGCCCCACGCTAAAATGCGCCAAATTCAAATTCAAACTCCTAATGATACCGTCACTTTGGCTGACTTTAGTCACCTCAAAACCCGCTACCCCTATATTACGATGCTTCCGCAGGTGAAGTTCCTGGAGTTCATCATCGCTGAAGCACAAAAGTATCCGAATTTTAAGTTAGTTATGGGTGCGAATGTACAGGAACTAATTGAGGAAAATGGGGTAATTCACGGTGTTCGCTATCGGGGGCAAGGTGGCTGGCACGAAGTCCGGGCAATACTTACAGTCGGTGCAGACGGTCGTCACTCCCGATTGCGACAACTAGGGAACTTTGAATCAATTAACACCTCACCACCAATGGATGTGTTATGGTTCCGCTTGCCTAAAAAACCAGGAGATGCTGAGGGTGGAGTAGGGCGCATTGGTCAAGGTCATATTCTCGTCATGCTTGACAGGTCTGATTCTTGGCAAATTGCTTTTGTTATTCCCAAAGGCGGCTACCAAGAACTACGCTCTGCTGGTTTGTCAGCATTGAGAAAGTCTATCGTCAATGTGGCACCAGAGTTACAAGACCGCATCGAAAATTTACACGATTGGTCACAAGTAGCTTTTCTCTCTGTAGAATCCAGTCGCGTCAAGCGCTGGCATCATCCCGGACTGCTGCTTATTGGTGACGCGGCTCATATAATGTCTCCAGTTGGCGGTGTTGGTATTAATTACGCCATTCAAGATGCTGTAGTTGCCGCAAATGTACTGACTAAGCCATTAAAAGCTGGGCGTGTAAATGAACGCGATTTAGCGAAAGTACAGCGTAAACGCGAGTTACCCACACGCATTATTCAAACATTTCAAGCTTTAGTTCAGAAACTGATTTTTACCCGTATTCTCAACTCAGATCAAATTGTTCAACCTCCGGGTTTCTTGCGTTTACCCATTTTACGCGACTTGCCGGCGCGGTTGATTGCTTTGGGTGTGTTTCCGGTTCATGTGCAAAGTTAA
- a CDS encoding ABC transporter ATP-binding protein has translation MAQVLLENVYKSFPPRKGEGVASETKNANKSDAALEHSENINVLRRINLTVADGEFMVLVGPSGCGKSTLLRLIAGLEAMTGGNIWVGDRLVNELPPKERDIAMVFQNYALYPHMTVYDNIAFGLRRRGGGGEGERERGGDSPLSTPHSPLPSFAENLLVSVTRKLPKGLRYISEKERAVNEQVRYVANLLQMEGLLNRLPKQLSGGQRQRVALGRAIARNPQVFLMDEPLSNLDAKLRAETRAQIVKLQRQLGTTTIYVTHDQTEAMTMGDRIAIMNQGQIQQVAAPLELYNRPANRFVAEFIGSPPMNFIPVKFQAPQIITHSQFRLTLSEAWATALQKYDGQTLILGIRPEHLSISLPATKNLQVEVDLVENLGNDTYLAIKLVEPDKTTYPSNYLQVRIPPDRTVRIGEQLWLSLTPDKIHFFDPETELAIFPKS, from the coding sequence GTGGCGCAAGTTCTTTTAGAAAACGTTTATAAAAGTTTTCCCCCTCGGAAAGGGGAAGGTGTTGCTTCGGAAACTAAAAATGCAAACAAGAGTGATGCAGCACTAGAACATTCAGAAAATATCAACGTTTTGCGACGGATTAACCTGACTGTAGCAGATGGTGAGTTTATGGTGCTGGTGGGACCTTCTGGTTGTGGTAAAAGCACCCTGCTGAGGCTAATTGCTGGCTTAGAAGCAATGACTGGCGGTAATATCTGGGTAGGCGATCGCCTAGTTAACGAGCTCCCCCCCAAAGAACGAGACATCGCGATGGTGTTTCAAAATTACGCCCTTTATCCGCACATGACGGTGTATGACAATATCGCTTTTGGGTTGCGACGCAGGGGAGGAGGGGGAGAGGGGGAGAGGGAAAGAGGGGGGGATTCTCCACTTTCTACTCCCCACTCCCCACTCCCTAGCTTTGCCGAAAATCTACTAGTGAGTGTGACGCGAAAGTTACCGAAGGGACTGCGGTATATTTCTGAGAAAGAAAGGGCAGTGAACGAACAGGTGCGTTATGTCGCCAATTTATTACAAATGGAAGGATTGTTAAATCGCTTACCCAAACAGTTATCTGGTGGACAAAGACAACGAGTAGCATTAGGACGAGCGATCGCCCGCAATCCGCAAGTATTCTTAATGGATGAACCGCTTTCTAATTTAGATGCAAAGCTGCGAGCAGAAACTCGCGCTCAAATTGTTAAGTTACAACGTCAGTTGGGTACAACGACAATTTATGTTACCCACGACCAAACCGAAGCAATGACAATGGGCGATCGCATTGCGATTATGAATCAAGGGCAAATTCAGCAAGTTGCTGCTCCATTGGAATTATACAACCGTCCGGCGAATCGTTTTGTTGCCGAATTCATCGGTTCGCCGCCAATGAATTTTATACCTGTAAAATTTCAAGCTCCGCAGATAATTACCCATTCTCAGTTTCGTCTCACCCTATCAGAAGCTTGGGCAACTGCGTTACAAAAATACGACGGGCAAACTTTAATTTTAGGTATTCGCCCAGAACACTTAAGTATAAGTTTACCTGCAACCAAAAATCTGCAAGTCGAAGTGGACTTGGTGGAAAACTTGGGTAACGACACTTATCTTGCTATCAAACTTGTCGAACCAGATAAAACTACTTATCCAAGCAATTACCTGCAAGTGCGAATACCACCAGACCGCACTGTACGTATTGGCGAACAATTGTGGTTATCCCTGACACCAGATAAAATCCACTTTTTTGACCCAGAAACCGAGTTGGCGATATTTCCTAAGAGTTAG
- a CDS encoding mannose-1-phosphate guanyltransferase, with product MRAVLMAGGSGTRLRPLTCDLPKPMVPILNRPIAEHIINLLKRHHITEVVATLHYLPDVLRDYFQDGSDFGVQMTYAVEEDQPLGTAGCVKNIAELLDETFLVISGDSITDFDLTAAIEFHKQKKSKATLILTRVPNPIEFGVVISDEENRIRRFLEKPSTSEIFSDTVNTGTYILEPEVLEYLPSNIECDFSKDLFPLLLEKDEPMYGYVAEGYWCDVGHLDAYREAQYDGLEHKVKLDFAYKERSTGLWVGQNTYIDPTAQIEAPAVIGDNCRIGARVQIEAGTVIGDNVTIGADANLKRPIVWNGAIIGDEAHLSACVISRGTRVDRRAHVLEAAVVGSLSTVGEEAQISPGVRVWPSKKIESGAILNINLIWGNTAQRNLFGQRGVQGLANIDITPEFAVKLGAAYGSTLKPGSKVTVSRDQRNISRMVTRSLIAGLMSVGIDIQNLDATAIPIARTVIPTMSVAGGIHVRVHPDRPDYILIEFMDTKGINISKSKEKKIEGAYFKEDMRRSQIHEVGDVSYPSQVIDRYCTAFEKLLNIDTIRNSRAKVVIDYVYAVSGAVLPQMLDNFGADAVVLNASLNKNAMSTSDREGLITQLGHVVEALKANFGVQVSANGEQMILVDESGIPIRGEMLTALMVDLILTSNPRGTVVVPVHASSAVEQIARRHDGKVIRTKANPTALMEACQTNSSVVLGGSGDTGFIIPQLHPGFDGMFCIAKLIEMLTIQERSLASVRSELPRVIHKTYTVRCPWTVKGALMRYLVETHPAQNLELIDGVKICQPYDDSWVLVLPDASEPLVHLYVNSNDRDWVDDSLRQYRTRVQAFVEKQEEQIPVEV from the coding sequence ATGCGTGCAGTACTGATGGCAGGTGGTTCGGGAACACGGTTACGTCCGCTAACTTGTGACCTGCCCAAACCGATGGTGCCCATCCTAAATCGACCGATTGCCGAACACATTATCAATCTTCTCAAACGACATCACATTACAGAAGTTGTTGCCACACTCCATTATTTACCTGATGTCTTGCGAGATTACTTTCAAGATGGTAGCGATTTTGGCGTACAAATGACCTACGCTGTGGAAGAAGACCAACCGCTGGGAACAGCAGGTTGCGTGAAGAATATTGCCGAACTTCTAGACGAAACCTTTTTAGTAATTAGCGGGGACAGCATAACAGATTTTGACTTAACAGCAGCAATTGAATTTCACAAACAAAAGAAGTCTAAAGCCACTTTGATTTTGACTCGTGTCCCCAACCCAATTGAGTTTGGGGTGGTGATTAGCGATGAAGAAAATCGAATTCGGCGATTTTTAGAAAAGCCCTCCACCAGTGAAATTTTTTCTGATACTGTCAACACTGGTACATATATTCTAGAACCAGAAGTTTTGGAATATCTGCCATCTAACATAGAATGTGACTTTTCTAAAGATTTATTTCCCTTACTTTTAGAGAAAGACGAGCCGATGTATGGTTACGTCGCTGAAGGTTACTGGTGCGATGTTGGTCACTTAGATGCTTATCGCGAAGCTCAATATGATGGCTTGGAACATAAGGTAAAACTTGATTTTGCCTACAAAGAAAGGTCAACTGGCTTGTGGGTGGGTCAAAACACTTATATCGATCCAACGGCTCAAATTGAGGCTCCAGCGGTTATTGGCGATAATTGCCGCATTGGGGCAAGAGTCCAAATTGAAGCCGGAACCGTAATCGGGGATAATGTCACCATTGGGGCTGATGCTAATCTCAAACGTCCAATTGTTTGGAATGGAGCAATTATTGGGGACGAAGCACATCTATCGGCTTGTGTGATTTCCCGTGGTACTCGTGTAGACCGTCGCGCTCATGTTTTAGAAGCTGCTGTAGTCGGTTCGCTTTCTACTGTGGGAGAAGAAGCGCAAATTAGTCCCGGTGTGCGGGTTTGGCCCAGCAAAAAAATTGAGTCCGGGGCGATTTTAAATATTAACTTGATTTGGGGTAACACGGCTCAACGAAATTTATTTGGGCAACGTGGTGTCCAAGGATTAGCCAATATCGACATTACCCCAGAGTTTGCGGTGAAGTTGGGAGCGGCTTATGGTTCTACTTTGAAACCGGGTTCTAAGGTAACGGTTTCCCGCGATCAGCGCAATATTTCGCGGATGGTGACGCGATCGCTTATCGCTGGTTTAATGTCTGTAGGCATCGATATTCAAAACCTTGACGCTACCGCTATCCCCATCGCTCGCACAGTTATCCCCACTATGTCGGTAGCTGGTGGTATTCATGTACGCGTACATCCCGATCGCCCCGATTATATCCTGATTGAATTTATGGATACCAAGGGCATCAATATTTCCAAGTCAAAGGAAAAGAAAATTGAAGGAGCTTACTTTAAAGAGGATATGCGGCGATCGCAAATTCATGAAGTTGGCGATGTATCATACCCCAGTCAAGTAATTGACCGCTACTGCACAGCTTTTGAAAAGTTATTGAATATTGACACAATTCGTAACAGTCGGGCAAAAGTAGTAATTGACTACGTTTATGCTGTCTCTGGTGCAGTATTGCCGCAAATGTTAGATAACTTTGGCGCTGATGCGGTGGTATTAAACGCCAGTTTGAATAAAAATGCCATGTCCACATCCGATAGAGAAGGGTTGATAACTCAACTTGGTCATGTGGTGGAAGCTTTAAAAGCTAACTTTGGCGTTCAGGTGTCGGCAAATGGCGAACAAATGATTTTGGTTGATGAATCGGGTATTCCGATTCGCGGCGAAATGTTGACAGCGCTGATGGTGGATTTAATCTTAACTTCTAACCCTAGAGGGACGGTAGTAGTACCGGTTCATGCTTCTAGCGCTGTTGAACAAATTGCCCGTCGCCACGATGGTAAAGTGATTCGCACCAAGGCGAATCCTACCGCATTAATGGAAGCTTGTCAAACAAATTCGAGTGTAGTTTTGGGAGGCAGCGGGGACACTGGCTTTATTATCCCGCAATTGCATCCGGGATTTGATGGGATGTTCTGTATTGCCAAGCTAATTGAAATGCTAACAATCCAAGAGCGATCGCTTGCTTCTGTCAGGTCAGAATTACCGCGTGTAATTCACAAAACTTATACAGTCCGCTGTCCTTGGACTGTCAAAGGTGCCTTAATGCGATACTTGGTAGAAACCCATCCGGCACAAAACCTGGAATTAATCGATGGGGTGAAAATTTGTCAACCCTACGATGACAGCTGGGTGTTAGTTTTACCAGATGCTAGCGAACCACTGGTACATTTATATGTCAACAGCAACGATCGCGATTGGGTAGATGATTCCTTAAGACAATACCGCACCCGCGTTCAAGCGTTTGTGGAAAAACAAGAAGAGCAAATTCCTGTCGAAGTGTAA
- the bchB gene encoding ferredoxin:protochlorophyllide reductase (ATP-dependent) subunit B — protein sequence MKLAYWMYAGPAHIGTLRVASSFKNVHAIMHAPLGDDYFNVMRSMLERERNFTPVTTSVVDRNVLARGSQEKVVDNITRKDAEEHPDLIVLTPTCTSSILQEDLHNFVERAQLEAKGDIMLADVNHYRFNELQAADRTLQQIVQYYIEKARKKGELPEGKTEKPSVNIIGGSTLGFHNQHDCTELKRLMADLGIEVNTVIPEGASVYDIKKMPRAWFNLAPYRELGLMAASYLEAEFGIPCVDITPMGVVETARCIRKIQQVINAQGADVDYEEFINEQTLHVSQAAWFSRSIDCQNLTGKKAVVFGDNTHAAAMTKILAREMGIHVVWAGTYCKYDADWFREQVSEYCDEVLITEDHGAIGDAIARVEPSAIFGTQMERHVGKRLDIPCGVIAAPIHIQNFPLGYKPFMGYEGTNQIADLVYNSFTLGMEDHLLEIFGGHDTKEVITKGISAGSDLNWTKDGLAELNKIPGFVRGKVKRNTEKFARDRGFKDINVEVLYAAKESVGA from the coding sequence ATGAAATTGGCTTACTGGATGTATGCTGGTCCTGCCCACATAGGCACACTGCGGGTTGCCAGTTCTTTTAAAAACGTTCATGCAATCATGCACGCTCCACTCGGCGATGACTATTTTAACGTTATGCGATCGATGCTAGAGCGCGAGCGTAACTTCACCCCGGTGACAACCAGCGTCGTAGATCGCAACGTTTTGGCACGGGGTTCCCAAGAAAAAGTGGTAGATAACATCACCCGCAAAGACGCTGAAGAACACCCCGATTTGATTGTGTTAACTCCTACTTGCACCTCTAGTATTCTCCAAGAAGATTTACACAACTTTGTGGAGCGAGCGCAGTTAGAAGCAAAAGGCGATATCATGCTTGCGGATGTGAACCACTACCGCTTCAACGAACTCCAAGCTGCCGATCGCACTTTGCAACAAATCGTTCAATACTATATTGAGAAAGCCCGCAAAAAAGGCGAACTACCAGAAGGCAAAACCGAAAAACCCTCAGTTAACATCATTGGTGGTTCTACCCTTGGTTTCCACAATCAGCACGACTGCACCGAACTCAAGCGCTTAATGGCTGACTTGGGAATTGAGGTAAATACCGTCATTCCCGAAGGCGCTTCGGTATACGATATTAAGAAGATGCCCCGCGCCTGGTTTAACCTCGCACCTTACCGCGAACTAGGTTTAATGGCGGCTAGTTACCTCGAAGCTGAATTCGGCATTCCTTGCGTAGACATTACCCCAATGGGAGTAGTAGAAACGGCTAGATGTATCCGTAAAATTCAGCAGGTGATAAACGCTCAAGGTGCTGATGTAGATTACGAAGAGTTCATTAATGAGCAAACATTGCATGTATCGCAGGCTGCATGGTTCTCTCGCTCGATTGACTGTCAGAACTTGACCGGGAAAAAAGCAGTAGTGTTTGGTGATAATACTCACGCTGCGGCGATGACCAAGATTTTGGCACGGGAGATGGGAATTCATGTAGTATGGGCGGGAACCTACTGCAAATATGATGCTGACTGGTTCCGCGAACAGGTGAGCGAGTATTGCGACGAAGTGCTGATTACTGAAGATCATGGCGCAATTGGAGACGCGATCGCTCGTGTCGAACCCTCAGCAATTTTCGGCACCCAAATGGAACGTCACGTCGGTAAGCGTTTAGATATTCCTTGTGGCGTAATTGCTGCACCGATTCACATCCAAAACTTCCCCCTTGGTTACAAACCATTTATGGGTTACGAAGGGACAAATCAGATTGCAGATTTAGTCTACAATTCCTTTACTTTGGGAATGGAAGATCATCTATTAGAAATCTTCGGCGGACATGACACCAAAGAAGTGATTACCAAAGGAATTTCTGCTGGTTCTGACTTGAACTGGACAAAAGATGGTTTGGCAGAATTGAATAAAATTCCTGGATTTGTGCGGGGGAAAGTCAAGCGAAATACCGAGAAATTTGCACGCGATCGCGGATTTAAAGATATCAACGTCGAAGTCCTCTACGCCGCGAAAGAATCTGTCGGCGCATAG